One Sphingobacteruim zhuxiongii DNA window includes the following coding sequences:
- a CDS encoding ABC transporter ATP-binding protein, which translates to MILNANNIFKSYGDLPILKGVSVSVNKGEIVSVVGASGAGKSTLLHIMGTLDKPDKGTLMIEGTDVFALGEKGLSDFRNKHIGFVFQFHHLLPEFTALENVCIPAYIAGLDKKQAEQRGMELLSVLGVAHRAKHKPSAMSGGEQQRVSVARALINEPTIVLADEPSGNLDSENAASLHQLFFDLRDKMQQTFVIVTHNEELARISDRTIHMRDGLIY; encoded by the coding sequence ATGATCTTAAATGCCAATAATATTTTTAAATCATACGGCGATCTTCCTATACTAAAGGGTGTGAGCGTATCGGTTAATAAGGGTGAAATTGTTTCTGTTGTCGGAGCTTCTGGCGCGGGAAAGAGTACCCTTTTACATATCATGGGGACCTTGGATAAACCGGATAAGGGCACTTTAATGATAGAAGGGACAGATGTTTTTGCATTAGGCGAAAAGGGACTCAGTGATTTTAGAAATAAGCATATTGGATTTGTATTTCAATTTCATCATCTCTTGCCAGAATTTACGGCATTAGAGAATGTATGTATTCCAGCTTATATTGCTGGTCTAGATAAAAAACAAGCAGAACAACGCGGAATGGAGCTCTTATCGGTTTTAGGGGTTGCTCATCGCGCCAAGCATAAACCATCAGCCATGTCAGGTGGTGAACAACAGCGAGTATCTGTTGCTCGAGCATTAATTAATGAGCCAACCATTGTTTTAGCCGATGAACCCTCAGGTAATCTCGATTCCGAAAATGCAGCCTCGTTACATCAATTGTTTTTTGATCTTCGCGACAAGATGCAACAGACCTTTGTAATTGTTACTCACAATGAAGAATTAGCGCGCATTTCTGATCGTACCATCCATATGCGTGATGGACTAATTTATTAA
- a CDS encoding LacI family DNA-binding transcriptional regulator yields MAGNKPTTIKEIARKLKISPSTVSRALNDHPSIGLVTTMRVKKMAEEMSYEPNQTAIFFKQRKTFTIGVILSKLSEPFFSEAISVIEHVAEEKKYTVLLGQSLDDEQRELNIVQTFKKHRVDGILVSLGKNTGDTDFMSVLAKTEIPVVFFDCVPDLPNVHKVYCDLSSGMEEAISAFFERGHHKIALINGPESLLASKDRTVAYKEALAKYNIPFDSNYIVNTDLTEQGNEDAMEKLCSLADRPSAVVSFNDFVTLDLIRYAKLRGIVLNQDMYFISYANYPLWKYMDNPPMGSIEQYPEQQAQRAAEILFDCIDKKEYVETPQEVVFPSKLVLK; encoded by the coding sequence ATGGCAGGAAATAAACCGACCACAATAAAAGAAATCGCACGAAAACTGAAGATCTCACCTTCAACGGTATCAAGAGCGTTAAATGACCATCCTAGTATCGGTTTGGTAACGACTATGCGTGTTAAGAAAATGGCCGAAGAGATGTCTTACGAGCCAAATCAAACCGCTATCTTCTTTAAACAACGTAAAACCTTTACTATTGGGGTAATATTATCCAAATTGTCCGAACCCTTTTTCTCTGAAGCAATTTCTGTCATTGAACACGTCGCAGAGGAGAAGAAATATACTGTTCTTTTAGGACAGTCATTAGATGACGAGCAACGCGAATTAAACATTGTGCAAACCTTTAAGAAGCATCGTGTCGATGGTATCTTAGTCTCTCTAGGGAAAAATACAGGAGATACAGATTTTATGTCTGTGTTAGCAAAGACGGAAATTCCGGTTGTCTTCTTTGACTGTGTGCCAGATTTACCGAATGTGCATAAAGTATATTGTGATCTTTCTTCAGGAATGGAAGAGGCTATCAGTGCTTTCTTCGAACGTGGACATCATAAGATAGCACTTATCAACGGGCCTGAATCTTTATTAGCAAGTAAAGACCGTACGGTTGCTTACAAAGAAGCCTTAGCTAAATACAATATTCCATTCGACAGTAACTACATCGTGAACACGGATTTGACAGAGCAAGGAAATGAGGATGCAATGGAGAAATTATGTTCATTAGCCGACCGACCGTCTGCTGTCGTGTCCTTTAACGACTTCGTAACATTAGATCTTATTCGTTATGCAAAGCTACGCGGTATCGTACTCAATCAAGATATGTATTTTATAAGCTATGCAAACTATCCGCTCTGGAAATATATGGATAATCCTCCGATGGGTAGTATCGAGCAATATCCCGAACAACAAGCGCAACGTGCTGCCGAGATATTATTCGATTGTATAGATAAGAAAGAATACGTAGAGACTCCTCAAGAAGTTGTATTCCCTTCAAAATTAGTATTGAAATAG
- the sucC gene encoding ADP-forming succinate--CoA ligase subunit beta: MNIHEYQGKEILKSFGVRVQEGIVAETPEQAVEAAKRMKEEFNSDWVVVKAQIHAGGRGKGGGVKLAKNLDEVLQRSTDIIGMQLVTPQTGPEGKKVNKVLVAQDVYYPGESETKEFYVSVLLDRATGRNIIMYSTEGGMDIEEVAEKTPHLIFKEEIDPKVGLQGFQARKIAFNLGLSGAAHKDMVKFVAALYKAYDSIDASMFEINPVLKTSDDKILAVDAKVNLDENALYRHADIAALRDVTEEDPTEVEAGESNLNYVKLDGNVGCMVNGAGLAMATMDIIKIAGGEPANFLDVGGTANAETVKAGFNIILKDPNVKAILINIFGGIVRCDRVAQGVIDAYNEIGNIPVPIIVRLQGTNAKEAKDLIDESGLKVYSAILLKEAAELVTKVLKEGK, from the coding sequence ATGAACATTCACGAATATCAAGGAAAAGAAATACTTAAGAGTTTCGGAGTAAGAGTACAAGAAGGTATTGTTGCTGAAACCCCAGAGCAAGCTGTTGAGGCTGCGAAAAGAATGAAAGAAGAATTCAACTCGGATTGGGTTGTGGTCAAAGCACAAATCCATGCGGGTGGCCGTGGTAAAGGTGGTGGTGTGAAATTAGCTAAAAACCTAGATGAAGTATTACAACGTTCTACTGACATCATCGGTATGCAATTAGTAACTCCGCAGACTGGTCCAGAAGGTAAAAAAGTTAATAAAGTTTTAGTCGCTCAGGATGTTTACTACCCTGGTGAGAGTGAAACTAAAGAATTCTATGTGTCTGTATTGTTAGACCGTGCTACTGGTCGCAACATCATTATGTACTCAACAGAAGGTGGTATGGACATTGAGGAAGTCGCTGAAAAAACTCCACATTTAATTTTCAAAGAAGAAATTGATCCTAAAGTAGGTTTACAAGGCTTCCAAGCTCGTAAAATTGCATTCAACTTAGGATTATCAGGCGCAGCTCACAAAGACATGGTGAAATTTGTTGCCGCTTTATATAAAGCATACGATTCTATCGATGCTTCCATGTTTGAAATCAACCCAGTATTAAAAACTTCTGACGATAAAATCTTAGCAGTAGACGCTAAAGTAAACTTAGATGAGAATGCTTTATACCGTCATGCAGATATCGCTGCATTACGCGACGTTACTGAAGAAGATCCTACAGAAGTTGAAGCTGGTGAATCAAACTTAAACTACGTTAAATTAGATGGAAACGTAGGATGTATGGTAAATGGTGCTGGTCTTGCGATGGCAACTATGGACATCATCAAAATCGCGGGTGGTGAACCTGCAAACTTCTTAGATGTTGGTGGTACTGCTAATGCTGAAACAGTGAAAGCTGGTTTCAATATTATCTTAAAAGACCCTAACGTAAAAGCAATCTTAATCAATATCTTCGGTGGTATCGTTCGTTGTGACCGTGTTGCTCAAGGTGTGATTGATGCTTACAATGAAATCGGAAATATTCCAGTGCCGATCATCGTTCGTTTACAAGGTACAAACGCTAAAGAAGCGAAAGACCTTATCGATGAATCAGGTTTAAAAGTATACTCAGCAATCTTGTTAAAAGAAGCAGCTGAATTAGTAACTAAAGTTTTAAAAGAAGGAAAATAA
- a CDS encoding helix-turn-helix domain-containing protein, whose translation MKEISNYVKRTQRDYTLSFKLNVVREVESGELTSTQAQRKYGIQGDSTIRNWLKKYGNFDWENQIPSSMAKSPEQRILELEAKIKLLEKQKAQLERQNYIADSKAIIFDMMIDIAEQEYKIDVRKNFKPAQSIVSDKKNKKA comes from the coding sequence ATGAAAGAAATATCCAATTATGTAAAACGTACGCAGCGTGATTACACTTTAAGCTTCAAACTGAATGTTGTCAGAGAAGTTGAATCCGGAGAATTGACAAGCACACAAGCACAAAGAAAGTATGGTATCCAAGGAGATAGCACAATTCGTAACTGGTTGAAAAAATATGGTAACTTTGATTGGGAGAATCAAATACCATCCAGTATGGCAAAGTCACCAGAACAACGCATTTTAGAATTAGAAGCCAAAATCAAATTGTTGGAGAAGCAGAAAGCGCAGCTTGAGCGACAGAATTACATTGCTGATTCCAAAGCGATTATCTTTGATATGATGATCGATATTGCCGAACAAGAATATAAAATAGACGTAAGAAAAAACTTCAAACCCGCACAATCGATTGTTTCCGACAAGAAAAACAAAAAAGCCTAA
- a CDS encoding S41 family peptidase has protein sequence MKTRIFLAFCVCAFAFTSCKKDKSPDPTVEKETLLRDSTYYYSILLSLWTDQIPEPKMKNNDEIDLRAFTGNLSTAEDVLKKVKTYTTLDRFSFIDRAGVVGEEIGEGIHKEFGLVPDYFSPDQTAQNAKLYIKLVQKNSPAEAAGIVRGMEVLAIDGNTKIDYISQSEKDFDLVNKLFGGPEKISVQVKHPVSSQVTTVSLSAGSYNIQPILANKVIERSGKKIGYLAYTSFVEVLSKSGVTGYHTALNQAVKTLESQGINELVVDLRYNGGGSTNAAELLINLLAPTNVGKGTMYSYKINQYLKGWGWDDENDPEAPFKSVKFNKTNSLNLSKIYFIVTKSTASASELLMNSLKPHMQVEIISENNTGSYGKPVGFFGLPVVDEYADLYITSFQTLNSAGQGDYFNGLVGTKKNSYDDVSKQLGDPTERMFADAIYHIVNNNYQSASASTRRTSSGQIIRPKTFNMPVKSNIEMGMFKFSHDKEVPQIK, from the coding sequence ATGAAAACGAGAATTTTCCTTGCCTTCTGCGTATGTGCTTTTGCATTTACATCCTGTAAGAAAGACAAAAGTCCAGATCCGACGGTTGAAAAAGAAACACTACTTCGCGACTCCACATATTATTATTCCATACTCCTTTCGCTTTGGACAGATCAAATTCCAGAACCGAAGATGAAAAATAATGATGAAATAGATTTGAGAGCGTTTACAGGCAATCTCTCGACAGCTGAGGATGTTTTAAAGAAAGTAAAGACCTATACTACGCTAGACCGCTTTAGTTTTATTGACCGAGCAGGTGTTGTCGGTGAAGAAATCGGCGAAGGGATTCATAAAGAGTTTGGTCTTGTTCCTGACTATTTCTCTCCGGATCAAACTGCTCAAAATGCGAAATTATACATTAAGTTGGTACAGAAGAATTCGCCAGCAGAGGCTGCTGGTATTGTGCGTGGGATGGAAGTCTTAGCGATTGATGGTAATACTAAAATTGATTATATCAGTCAGAGTGAAAAAGATTTTGATTTGGTGAACAAATTATTCGGAGGGCCAGAGAAGATTAGTGTCCAAGTGAAGCATCCAGTTAGTTCTCAGGTAACTACGGTGAGTTTAAGCGCAGGATCATATAATATACAACCGATTTTAGCGAATAAGGTGATTGAGCGATCAGGGAAGAAGATTGGATACTTAGCTTATACTTCATTTGTTGAAGTACTTTCAAAAAGTGGAGTTACGGGTTATCATACGGCACTGAATCAGGCGGTGAAGACATTAGAATCACAAGGAATTAATGAATTGGTAGTTGATTTACGCTATAATGGAGGCGGTTCGACTAATGCTGCTGAGTTATTGATTAATTTATTGGCTCCTACCAACGTTGGAAAGGGTACAATGTATAGCTATAAAATTAATCAGTACCTGAAAGGATGGGGATGGGATGACGAGAATGATCCAGAGGCTCCATTCAAGTCTGTCAAATTTAATAAGACCAATAGTCTTAATTTATCGAAGATCTATTTCATAGTAACGAAGAGCACGGCATCAGCAAGTGAGCTTTTGATGAACTCGCTGAAGCCACATATGCAGGTGGAGATCATCAGTGAGAATAACACCGGTTCTTATGGAAAGCCAGTTGGATTCTTTGGACTTCCTGTAGTTGATGAATATGCTGATTTATATATTACATCATTTCAGACTCTGAATAGCGCTGGCCAGGGTGATTACTTTAATGGCTTAGTTGGCACTAAGAAAAACTCTTATGATGATGTGAGCAAGCAATTGGGTGATCCCACAGAGCGAATGTTTGCTGATGCGATTTATCATATTGTAAATAACAACTACCAATCGGCTTCGGCATCAACAAGAAGAACAAGTTCTGGACAGATTATCAGACCAAAGACTTTCAATATGCCTGTTAAAAGCAATATAGAAATGGGGATGTTTAAGTTTTCACATGACAAGGAAGTTCCACAGATAAAATAA
- a CDS encoding GNAT family N-acetyltransferase gives MIIKATLKELDDLVGLFDAYRVFYKKESALALGREFLKARLERNESHIFIAYRASVPAGFTQLYPKYSSARLVQNWILNDLYVAEDFRRLGIGEQLIEEAMQFAKQQGADFVQLETQVENLTAQALYDKVGFELQKPDQEFLLFKKLT, from the coding sequence GTGATTATTAAAGCGACTCTAAAAGAGCTAGACGACTTAGTTGGCCTGTTTGATGCCTATCGTGTTTTCTACAAAAAAGAGTCTGCTTTAGCATTGGGAAGAGAATTTCTGAAGGCTAGATTGGAGCGGAACGAGTCGCACATATTTATTGCTTATCGAGCTTCCGTCCCGGCAGGTTTCACGCAGCTTTATCCGAAGTATTCTTCTGCAAGATTAGTTCAAAACTGGATTCTAAACGATCTTTATGTTGCCGAAGACTTCCGAAGGTTGGGAATTGGAGAACAGCTCATTGAGGAAGCGATGCAGTTCGCTAAGCAACAGGGTGCTGATTTCGTCCAGCTCGAGACTCAGGTTGAAAATTTAACGGCCCAGGCTCTGTACGATAAAGTGGGATTTGAACTTCAAAAACCAGATCAAGAGTTTTTATTATTTAAGAAATTAACATAA
- a CDS encoding S41 family peptidase — protein sequence MKRLLPLFALLILFSCKKDITKITSPPKPEPPVASRTDDQKLKDSVYYYYKEQSYWTESIGTYDPIFSFTDKYNSYDNVLTALMQQTPVHAGYNGPIDRFSRIEDISSESSSRAKRADLADGYGIYLTFVRVNGTVYLYAYFIEGGSPAESKGMRRGDRIIEVNGNTDMSENNTDFIQAALDGSKLKLKVLRDAKEVTVPEMTYTSYDINPVTKDSVLTVNGKKYGYLALSSFEEMTDDGGNSTAMLNDIDQAFSNFENNNVSELILDFRVNTGGYVSTAIYLADKIINSSGNNKLMLSYDMNKNMQKYKTGRGAQFADVMFSKRTQNLEVKKVVFLVTDYTASAAEIVISVLKPYMDVKLVAEKSATYGKPVGFFRQDIMDKIGLWAASFKIINASGYSDYWDGIPADIRNVTDNVTLDFGNTKENMIAAALNYLSTGSLTASARVARSSTNLNSSFNTPLKRINNLRERDLIKN from the coding sequence ATGAAAAGATTACTACCCCTATTTGCTTTGCTAATCTTATTTAGCTGCAAAAAAGATATAACAAAAATTACTTCTCCGCCAAAGCCGGAGCCCCCTGTTGCCTCAAGAACAGATGATCAAAAACTGAAAGACAGCGTTTATTACTATTATAAAGAGCAGTCTTATTGGACCGAATCGATAGGGACTTACGATCCCATTTTCTCCTTTACAGATAAATACAATTCTTATGATAATGTGTTGACTGCTTTAATGCAGCAAACGCCTGTACATGCTGGTTACAATGGACCGATTGACCGCTTCTCAAGGATTGAAGATATTAGTTCTGAAAGTTCAAGTCGTGCGAAGCGCGCTGACCTAGCGGATGGCTATGGTATTTATTTAACTTTTGTACGCGTTAATGGTACAGTATACTTATATGCTTACTTTATTGAAGGCGGGTCGCCAGCAGAAAGTAAAGGTATGCGTCGAGGAGATCGGATTATTGAAGTTAATGGCAATACCGACATGAGCGAAAACAATACAGATTTCATTCAGGCCGCACTGGACGGTTCGAAATTGAAATTGAAAGTCTTGCGCGATGCTAAGGAAGTAACAGTACCAGAAATGACTTACACAAGCTACGATATTAATCCGGTAACAAAAGACTCCGTACTAACGGTGAATGGCAAGAAATACGGATACCTAGCTTTATCATCCTTTGAAGAAATGACAGACGATGGCGGAAATAGCACTGCCATGTTGAACGATATCGATCAAGCGTTTTCAAATTTTGAGAACAACAATGTAAGTGAGCTAATTCTTGACTTTCGCGTCAACACAGGCGGATATGTGAGTACAGCCATTTATTTAGCGGATAAAATCATAAACAGTAGCGGAAACAACAAGTTGATGCTATCCTATGATATGAACAAGAATATGCAAAAGTATAAGACGGGTAGGGGAGCGCAATTTGCAGATGTTATGTTTTCGAAGAGAACACAAAATCTAGAAGTCAAAAAAGTCGTTTTCTTGGTCACTGATTATACAGCCTCGGCTGCCGAAATTGTTATTAGTGTGTTGAAACCGTATATGGATGTGAAGCTTGTTGCTGAAAAGTCTGCAACGTACGGGAAGCCGGTTGGCTTTTTCCGTCAGGATATTATGGATAAAATTGGCCTGTGGGCTGCATCTTTTAAAATAATCAACGCCTCTGGCTATTCTGATTATTGGGATGGAATACCTGCAGATATTCGGAATGTCACTGATAATGTAACCCTTGATTTCGGTAATACGAAAGAAAACATGATTGCAGCGGCCCTAAATTATTTGTCTACGGGTTCTTTAACGGCGAGTGCGAGAGTGGCTAGATCATCAACAAACTTGAATTCATCATTCAATACGCCGCTCAAAAGAATTAATAACTTGCGTGAACGGGATTTAATAAAGAATTAA
- the hemL gene encoding glutamate-1-semialdehyde 2,1-aminomutase yields the protein MTTTVSDISREKSAELFEKAKQYFPGGVNSPVRAFKSVYGTPLFIERGDKARLWDADGNEFIDYCCSWGPLILGHNNEEIREAVQNQLGKGLSFGAPTALENDLAELILKNNSKIEKIRFVSSGTEAVMSAIRLARGYTKRDKIVKFEGCYHGHSDSLLVKAGSGLVTFGETSSAGVPKAFADETIVIALNDKEALEQVFKDFKDQIAAVIIEGVPANNGLLIQDKDYIQFLREITKQNGSLLIFDEVITGFRLGFEGASKYYDIQPDILTYGKIIGGGMPVGAYGASRELMSCISPDGAVYQAGTLAGNPVAMAAGIAALSILAKEGFYEKLEQTTGAFVDELRSFIAERNYQIKIFTIGSIFWFAFTDQEKIQRADQIDPASMEFYKKMHRELLNRGIYFGPSGYEVGFISAAHTQEDLTHTLLMIKESIDVVYQ from the coding sequence ATGACAACAACTGTTTCAGATATTTCACGTGAGAAGTCGGCCGAGTTATTTGAGAAAGCTAAGCAATATTTCCCTGGAGGCGTAAACTCTCCTGTTCGCGCATTTAAATCGGTATATGGTACTCCTTTGTTTATTGAACGAGGCGATAAAGCCCGTCTATGGGATGCAGATGGAAATGAATTTATTGACTATTGTTGTTCTTGGGGTCCATTGATCTTAGGACACAACAACGAAGAAATACGAGAAGCTGTACAAAACCAATTGGGAAAGGGCCTAAGCTTCGGAGCACCGACAGCGTTAGAGAATGACCTTGCGGAATTAATCTTAAAGAATAACAGCAAAATTGAGAAAATTCGATTTGTAAGTTCAGGTACGGAAGCTGTTATGTCAGCTATTCGCTTAGCAAGAGGTTATACCAAACGCGATAAGATTGTCAAATTTGAAGGCTGTTACCATGGACACTCCGATTCTTTATTAGTAAAAGCTGGGTCTGGACTAGTAACCTTTGGAGAGACTTCTTCAGCCGGCGTTCCTAAAGCATTTGCAGACGAAACAATTGTCATTGCTTTGAATGATAAAGAAGCTTTAGAACAAGTCTTCAAAGATTTCAAAGACCAAATTGCTGCCGTAATTATTGAGGGAGTTCCAGCGAATAATGGACTACTTATTCAAGACAAAGATTACATTCAATTCCTACGCGAAATTACAAAGCAAAATGGATCCCTTTTAATATTCGACGAAGTAATTACAGGCTTCCGTTTAGGTTTCGAAGGTGCTTCAAAATACTACGATATTCAACCGGATATCCTAACCTATGGTAAAATTATCGGGGGTGGGATGCCAGTCGGTGCTTATGGTGCTTCAAGAGAATTAATGTCATGTATCTCACCAGACGGAGCAGTATATCAAGCTGGGACATTAGCTGGCAATCCAGTAGCTATGGCTGCAGGCATTGCTGCGCTATCCATCTTAGCAAAAGAAGGTTTCTATGAAAAGCTAGAACAGACAACAGGAGCATTCGTCGATGAACTACGTAGCTTTATTGCCGAGCGCAATTATCAAATCAAAATATTCACAATCGGTTCAATCTTTTGGTTTGCATTTACAGATCAAGAAAAAATTCAGCGCGCTGATCAAATTGATCCTGCGTCCATGGAATTCTACAAGAAAATGCATAGAGAACTATTGAATCGTGGAATCTACTTCGGTCCTTCGGGCTATGAAGTAGGTTTTATATCAGCAGCACACACGCAGGAAGACCTAACACATACATTATTAATGATTAAAGAATCAATAGATGTTGTTTATCAATAA
- the argC gene encoding N-acetyl-gamma-glutamyl-phosphate reductase — MGKIKVGIVGSAGYTGGELLRILIFHPNVDIVFANSASNAGNKLSDVHNDLFGDTDLTFSSDFHSNIDVLFLCVGHGDAKKFLDANPVDSKVKIIDLSQDYRLRANTEYQGNNFVYGLPELNREKIIAAQYIANPGCFATNIQLALLPLASQGLLPSQIHVNATTGSTGAGQKPSATTHFSWRNNNLSAYKSFDHQHLQEISESLDQLQNGFLPAGEGSLLARAAEKINFIPQRGDFARGIFSAIYVDSDLTEEEAYDLYESYYASHPFTHVSKANIDLKQVVNTNKSIIHLEKHGSKLLILNATDNLLKGASGQAVQNMNLMFGLEERAGLNLKSVGF; from the coding sequence ATAGGAAAAATAAAAGTTGGGATTGTTGGATCCGCAGGATATACTGGAGGCGAATTATTACGTATTTTAATTTTCCACCCGAACGTGGATATCGTGTTTGCAAATAGTGCATCTAATGCGGGGAATAAATTATCGGATGTTCATAATGATCTTTTCGGGGATACCGATTTGACGTTCTCCTCTGATTTTCATTCCAATATTGATGTTTTATTTTTATGTGTTGGACATGGTGACGCGAAGAAATTTTTAGACGCTAATCCAGTTGATTCCAAGGTCAAGATTATTGATTTATCACAAGATTACCGTTTACGAGCTAACACGGAGTATCAAGGGAATAACTTCGTCTATGGTTTACCTGAACTCAATAGAGAAAAGATTATAGCAGCACAATATATTGCAAACCCTGGATGTTTTGCTACGAATATTCAACTTGCCTTATTACCGCTTGCAAGTCAAGGCTTATTGCCGAGTCAAATACATGTAAACGCAACGACTGGGTCAACAGGAGCGGGGCAGAAGCCATCGGCGACAACGCATTTCTCGTGGCGGAATAACAACCTTTCTGCTTATAAATCTTTTGATCATCAGCATCTTCAAGAAATTTCAGAATCATTAGACCAGTTGCAAAATGGCTTTTTGCCAGCTGGAGAGGGTTCTCTTTTAGCTCGTGCTGCAGAGAAGATTAATTTTATTCCGCAGCGTGGTGATTTTGCTAGAGGTATTTTCTCTGCAATCTATGTTGATTCGGATCTAACTGAAGAGGAAGCCTATGATTTATATGAATCATATTATGCCTCTCATCCGTTTACACATGTGTCGAAGGCTAACATAGATTTGAAACAAGTTGTGAATACCAATAAAAGCATTATTCACCTAGAAAAACATGGTAGTAAGCTTTTGATTTTAAATGCTACCGATAATTTATTAAAAGGAGCATCCGGCCAGGCTGTTCAAAATATGAATTTGATGTTTGGATTGGAAGAGCGCGCTGGTCTAAACTTAAAGTCTGTTGGATTTTAA
- a CDS encoding IS3 family transposase encodes MFGLSRQVYYRRIRRTKRSQNIASKVVSLVQELRAVQPRIGTRKLYHLLVQELQVLKVGRDKFFDILRANHLLIIPKRSYRTTTMSHHRFKKYPNIIKEMNIYRPNQVWVSDITYIGKREKPCYLSLITDVYSKKIVGFEISSTMCTSHVVKALKMAQKQRKIKESLIHHSDRGIQYCSDEYQYYLNKYKIKCSMTENSDPYENAIAERINGILKQEFMIDTYHLDLTLMKQIVEEAINIYNNDRPHWSNHMLTPNQMHLKSNMNYKTYKTKSSRNLSATTA; translated from the coding sequence TTGTTCGGGTTAAGTAGGCAAGTGTATTATCGAAGAATCAGACGAACTAAAAGAAGTCAAAATATAGCGAGTAAAGTTGTGAGCTTAGTCCAGGAACTACGCGCTGTTCAGCCAAGAATTGGTACACGGAAACTCTATCATTTATTGGTCCAAGAGCTACAGGTATTAAAAGTTGGCAGAGACAAGTTTTTTGATATTTTACGAGCCAATCACTTATTAATTATTCCAAAACGGAGTTATCGTACCACGACCATGTCACATCATCGATTTAAAAAATATCCTAATATTATTAAAGAAATGAATATTTATCGTCCCAATCAAGTTTGGGTGAGTGACATCACTTACATCGGAAAGCGAGAAAAACCTTGTTATCTAAGTTTGATTACAGATGTATATTCTAAGAAGATAGTAGGCTTTGAAATCTCAAGCACAATGTGTACAAGTCATGTTGTAAAAGCATTGAAAATGGCTCAAAAACAAAGAAAAATAAAGGAATCATTAATCCATCATTCCGACAGAGGTATCCAATATTGTTCAGACGAGTATCAATATTATCTAAACAAATACAAGATTAAGTGCAGTATGACAGAAAACTCTGATCCTTATGAAAACGCCATTGCTGAACGTATAAACGGTATTCTGAAACAAGAGTTCATGATTGATACCTATCATTTAGATCTAACTTTGATGAAGCAAATTGTAGAGGAAGCAATCAATATCTACAACAATGACAGACCACATTGGTCTAATCATATGCTAACTCCCAATCAAATGCATCTCAAATCAAATATGAATTACAAAACTTATAAAACAAAAAGCAGTAGAAACCTCTCGGCTACTACTGCATAA
- a CDS encoding HAD family hydrolase — protein MKISEFPRDKKVYLFELDNVLYPKQDFLLQVYYLFAQFLEFTEARPISAEMVSFMKETLVEKGEDAVFDETLTQFNLKAEYRENFERLQVNGHLPLKLFLFDEIKTLFKELSTVDVQIAVLTKGNPALQLNKLRHIDWEGYDRKLKVYFVDELAFRNIEPFTYIASENNVNVEDLHFTKTKLTK, from the coding sequence ATGAAAATTTCTGAATTCCCAAGAGACAAGAAAGTTTATTTATTTGAACTGGATAATGTTTTATATCCAAAGCAAGATTTCTTGTTACAAGTATATTATCTATTTGCTCAATTTTTAGAATTTACTGAAGCAAGGCCAATATCTGCAGAAATGGTCTCTTTTATGAAAGAAACGTTGGTTGAAAAAGGAGAGGATGCGGTTTTTGATGAGACGCTTACTCAGTTTAATTTGAAAGCGGAATACCGTGAAAACTTTGAACGTTTGCAGGTTAATGGGCATTTACCTTTAAAGCTATTCCTTTTTGATGAGATAAAAACTCTTTTCAAAGAGCTTTCTACAGTTGATGTGCAGATTGCGGTATTAACTAAGGGTAACCCTGCATTACAGTTAAACAAATTGCGTCATATCGACTGGGAAGGTTACGATAGGAAACTGAAAGTTTATTTTGTTGATGAGTTAGCATTCCGAAATATTGAGCCGTTTACTTATATTGCTTCAGAAAACAATGTAAATGTGGAAGATTTACATTTTACGAAAACCAAATTGACTAAATAG